In Dermacentor silvarum isolate Dsil-2018 chromosome 2, BIME_Dsil_1.4, whole genome shotgun sequence, the following proteins share a genomic window:
- the LOC125943223 gene encoding serine-rich adhesin for platelets-like produces MNKEKRKQLLAPNQQTNIKNSQPQKGTSYVNKRSTKAFASKAQKLTTTSTRATFVYVGNQQFDRPAKSLTTSPNTTVSLGYEGDEARDYKYSHQSGSKLTTVSALNSKKHHSGKEIPGEGSKEARNNSSSTSTGINSASKRYATNNTERIKQSVTANGKSKVVGSFISKGNKRVETYPKEVHHGRRNSSSSDNFAGSSNNGSIFLSSSSNSTGRNRTGSFKVKRTAGKTSTEAVTPKIYPGKIEDMSVRGTTQAARKHLGSRFTIGSTSTLSDFQSSKTTLNNVYKRNHTTSSKLVIPQTSKSDGRKSMKKLVNEVSQHARENSGSQNITGSANTEHGSRLKTSESGIVLAHRPNANRRVVSSNYKSSDAKHKLNTVAKTTVSMSAAAANALLGLKQTETKASAERGTRQSTVSSSKGGSHVRSHAFGTSSGGYLSGLVDHNGSSSRQVGHNTSAGVITDIGSTRHRTYLAYNRSSWFGLGGALVDNRSKRSRNRYLVGSRKRRKKGRAIFRVRRIRRRRRKRRGRRKIAAQPQVEITRAHDKEQASSREKLVAGVQIRPIKTSSPVKQALQTRQHNARSHAAELSAVTSYVNRSRLQAHKPPKTTAPAVLPLEPPNARKPEASVAERITTPRKRPKELETHRPQNENTYALRQKNLETQEVHSHKVTSAQRKRPHLQIPPDGSAPAMLPNRNKAKQSRANEGPDLVRRHRKRHHAHRLPRCRRSPAALTGEAGNFVGGGLMWFPAASCVASGLDWNSVHSTACLHQQIAFVHRYKVLAPAFPSVNDSYTPEYCGSYVPWRHVTPDPVTE; encoded by the exons ATGAACAAAGAAAAGAGAAAGCAGCTGTTGGCGCCCAATCAGCAGACGAACATCAAGAATTCCCAACCGCAGAAGGGAACTTCATACGTTAATAAGAGATCGACGAAGGCGTTCGCGTCCAAAGCACAAAAATTGACGACGACCAGTACCAGAGCAACTTTTGTCTACGTTGGCAACCAACAGTTCGATAGACCAGCTAAGTCTCTAACGACGAGCCCAAATACGACTGTTTCCTTAGGCTATGAAGGCGACGAAGCACGTGATTATAAGTATAGCCATCAGTCAGGCAGCAAGCTGACTACAGTCAGTGCTTTGAACAGCAAAAAGCACCATAGCGGAAAGGAGATCCCAGGCGAAGGGTCCAAAGAGGCCAGGAATAATTCAAGTTCGACGAGTACCGGCATTAATTCCGCCTCCAAGAGGTACGCAACAAATAATACTGAACGCATCAAGCAGAGTGTCACAGCAAACGGGAAATCAAAGGTGGTGGGATCATTTATAAGCAAAGGAAACAAAAGAGTGGAAACTTATCCTAAGGAAGTACACCACGGCAGAAGGAACAGTTCAAGCTCAGATAACTTCGCTGGAAGCAGCAATAATGGAAGCATATTTCTGTCATCCAGCTCAAACAGCACAGGCAGAAACAGAACTGGTAGTTTTAAGGTGAAGCGCACAGCAGGGAAGACATCAACAGAAGCCGTCACACCGAAGATATATCCTGGTAAAATTGAAGACATGTCTGTAAGAGGAACAACCCAGGCTGCAAGAAAACATTTAGGCTCGAGGTTCACAATAGGCAGCACATCCACGTTGTCTGACTTCCAAAGTTCGAAAACGACTCTAAATAACGTTTACAAGCGAAATCATACCACGAGTTCGAAACTGGTCATACCCCAGACTTCGAAAAGCGACGGCCGTAAATCAATGAAGAAGTTGGTCAATGAAGTATCCCAGCACGCACGAGAAAATTCGGGCTCTCAAAACATCACAGGCAGTGCGAATACAGAGCATGGGTCGCGATTGAAAACAAGTGAGAGCGGGATTGTATTAGCGCATCGGCCGAACGCCAATCGAAGAGTTGTATCCTCGAACTACAAAAGCAGCGATGCAAAACACAAGCTTAATACAGTAGCCAAGACGACAGTCAGCATGAGTGCAGCGGCAGCAAATGCCTTACTCGGGCTAAAACAGACGGAGACCAAGGCGTCCGCTGAGCGTGGCACTCGGCAATCCACCGTTTCTTCTTCGAAAGGTGGAAGTCACGTTCGGAGTCATGCATTCGGTACATCGAGTGGAGGCTATTTGTCTGGCCTGGTTGATCACAACGGCAGCAGCAGTAGGCAAGTGGGCCACAACACTAGCGCCGGAGTTATAACAGACATCGGCTCAACAAGACACCGCACTTATCTCGCTTACAACAGAAGCTCATGGTTCGGCTTGGGCGGCGCGCTTGTGGACAACAGATCCAAGCGCTCGCGGAACCGATATCTCGTTGGTTCCCGAAAACGTCGGAAAAAAGGGCGCGCCATCTTTAGAGTGCGGAGAATTCGCCGCAGGAGAAGGAAACGTAGAGGAAGGCGTAAAATTGCCGCGCAACCTCAAGTTGAGATCACCAGAGCCCATGATAAAGAACAAGCTTCAAGTCGCGAAAAACTTGTTGCTGGCGTGCAGATTAGGCCGATAAAGACA AGCAGCCCCGTCAAACAAGCGCTCCAGACGCGGCAGCACAACGCCCGTTCGCATGCTGCAGAGTTGTCTGCGGTCACGTCCTATGTAAACCGATCCAGGCTCCAAGCTCACAAACCACCCAAAACCACAGCACCTGCCGTACTGCCACTGGAGCCACCAAACGCACGTAAGCCCGAGGCTAGCGTGGCCGAAAGGATCACTACTCCGAGGAAGCGGCCGAAAGAGTTAGAAACCCACCGTCCGCAAAACGAAAACACTTACGCGCTGCGGCAGAAAAACCTGGAAACCCAGGAAGTGCATTCTCATAAAGTGACCTCCGCACAGCGCAAGAGACCTCACCTCCAAATTCCACCTGATGGGAGTGCTCCTGCGATGCTGCCTAACAGGAACAAAGCGAAGCAATCACGCGCCAACGAGGGACCTGACTTAGTTCGTCGGCACAGGAAACGGCATCACGCACATCGCCTACCCCGTTGTCGCCGCAGTCCCGCAGCGCTAACAGGCGAAGCAGGGAACTTTGTCGGTGGCGGCCTCATGTGGTTCCCGGCGGCATCATGTGtggcttctggcctggattggaACTCGGTGCACAGCACCGCCTGCCTGCACCAGCAAATCGCATTCGTGCATAGGTACAAG GTACTTGCCCCAGCCTTTCCTTCTGTAAACGACAGCTACACGCCGGAATATTGTGGGTCCTACGTTCCATGGAGACATGTCACGCCTGATCCTGTTACCGAGTAA